Genomic DNA from Streptomyces venezuelae:
ACGGAGACTAGATACGCGAACCGGGACGGTCAATGGTGGGCGCGGGGTGCTACAGCTCGGCCTCGATCAGACCGGCGGCACGCACCGCACCGCCCTCGGCGCGGACCTCCTCCCGCAACTCGGCGCACCTGCGCGCGACATCGGGGTCCGAGGTCAGTTCGAGCAGCGCGGCACGCAGCACCTCACCGGTCGCCTCGGCCGTGTCGAGGCGCCGCGCGACGCCGAGCTCCACGAGCCGGTCCGCGTTCATGGGCTGCTCGGCGCCCTGCGGCACGACGATCATCGGCACGCCGGCATGGAGTCCCTCGCCACTGCTGCCCATCCCCGCGTGGGTGACAAAGGCGTCGGCCTGCGCGAGGACGGCCAACTGCGGCACCCACGAGCGGACTTCGACGTTGCCGGGCACGTCACCGCCCAGCTCTGCGGGATCCACGTGCCTGCCGATCTGCAGCACGACGTGCCACCCCGGCAGGTCCCCGAAGGCGGCCACGCACTGCCGGTAGAACTCCGGCTGCACGGTGTACGCCGAACCGAGCGACACCAGAAGCACTTTCTCGGCGCCCGAGGGCCGCACCCAGCTCTCCCGCGCGGCGCGGTCACCGAGGCAGGGCCCGACGAAGTCCACCCGCGCGGGGTCGACGGTGTCGGCGTGCGGCTGCATGGCCCGCGGAACGGTGGCGAGGGCGCGCGGCGGCACCCCGGAGAACTCCGCGACGTCCAGGGTGGTGGCCCCGCACCCGGCGAGCCACTCCTTGAAACGGGCCTCCAGGGCGTCGGCGCCCGGCAGTCGGGCCAGGTGAGCGCCCACGTCCTCCTGGTAGCTGCCCCAGGCCACGAAGGTGGGCGACAGCTGGACGAGCGGCCGCCCCTGCGCCTCCGCGAGCGCACGGGCGACGTAAGCGCCGATGTCGTACAGGTACAGGTCGGCGGGGTCGTCGTCGTACGCCGCGCGGAGCTGCGGGAGGACCGCCATCGCGTCGTCGAGGAAGAGCGCACTGGCCTCGATCGGGTCGTCGGGCCAGATGTTGTCGCGGAACGGGAGCGTGGACCCGTACGCGACGAGTTCGGCGCCGGTGGG
This window encodes:
- a CDS encoding macrolide family glycosyltransferase, encoding MPRRLSRRPAHIAMIGVPMVSHVLPGLEVIRELVARGHRVTYANDPATAGLIEPTGAELVAYGSTLPFRDNIWPDDPIEASALFLDDAMAVLPQLRAAYDDDPADLYLYDIGAYVARALAEAQGRPLVQLSPTFVAWGSYQEDVGAHLARLPGADALEARFKEWLAGCGATTLDVAEFSGVPPRALATVPRAMQPHADTVDPARVDFVGPCLGDRAARESWVRPSGAEKVLLVSLGSAYTVQPEFYRQCVAAFGDLPGWHVVLQIGRHVDPAELGGDVPGNVEVRSWVPQLAVLAQADAFVTHAGMGSSGEGLHAGVPMIVVPQGAEQPMNADRLVELGVARRLDTAEATGEVLRAALLELTSDPDVARRCAELREEVRAEGGAVRAAGLIEAEL